In Haematobia irritans isolate KBUSLIRL chromosome 1, ASM5000362v1, whole genome shotgun sequence, a genomic segment contains:
- the LOC142236624 gene encoding lipase 3-like, with protein sequence MGTIYQKLVAMRGIHFTFLTLLSLTPLAFAQPIEYDEPNEKIIKTTADRIKEHGYPAEFHRVETDDNYVIGMFRIPYSHKLQNQNEKKPAILLQHGLISCSDAWILSGPNDALAFMLADAGYDVWLGNARGNTYSRNNTRLSTNHPYFWRFSWHEIGVLDIAAMIDYMLATTGETAIHYTGHSQGTTVYFVLMSERPEYNEKIKTAHLLAPVAFMGNMKTLWAKYTRRFIGRPNRITRMLDTTEVMHARFIEDLYKLLCTKHPIMTFMCSNLVHLLNGDTDVGNMNQTALPMLTETHPAGASSSQVLHYMQEYESGRFCQFDYGVAQNRKKYGRDTPPDYNVGQITSNLFLYYSDADTLADVKDVEYIATLLPNTPTMIHFPGTTMAHGEFAWHINVKEMINIPIINACNDYEKSLESSDPRL encoded by the exons ATGGGAACCATTTATCAAAAATTGGTAGCTATGAGAGGCATCCATTTCACGTTTCTTACGTTGCTTTCTTTAACACCATTAGCTTTCGCACAACCCATTGAATACGATGAACCAAatgagaaaattataaaaactacg GCCGATCGTATTAAGGAACATGGCTATCCAGCTGAATTCCATAGAGTGGAAACTGATGATAATTATGTGATTGGAATGTTTCGTATACCCTATTCGCACAAATTGCAAAATCAAAATGAGAAAAAACCTGCAATACTCCTTCAACATGGTTTGATTTCTTGTTCAGATGCTTGGATTTTGAGTGGACCCAATGATGCTCTCGCCTTTATGTTAGCCGATGCTGGTTATGATGTTTGGCTGGGCAATGCTCGTGGTAATACGTATTCTCGTAACAATACCCGCCTTTCTACCAATCATCCGTATTTCTGGAGATTTAGTTGGCATGAAATCGGTGTTCTTGATATTGCGGCTATGATCGATTATATGTTGGCCACAACTGGAGAAACTGCAATACATTATACCGGTCATTCTCAGGGTACAACGGTCTATTTTGTACTCATGTCCGAGAGACCTGAATATAATGAGAAAATTAAAACGGCCCATTTATTGGCTCCTGTAGCATTCATGGGTAATATGAAAACTCTATGGGCCAAATATACCCGCCGTTTCATAGGGCGTCCAAATCGAATCACCCGCATGCTTGACACCACAGAAGTTATGCACGCTAGATTCATAGAGGATTTGTATAAACTTCTGTGCACCAAACATCCGATTATGACATTCATGTGCAGTAATCTTGTCCATCTTCTAAATGGTGATACCGATGTGGGTAATATGAATCAAACCGCATTACCTATGTTGACTGAAACTCATCCCGCTGGAGCTTCATCGTCGCAAGTTCTTCATTATATGCAGGAATATGAATCTGGCCGTTTCTGCCAGTTTGATTATGGTGTAGCACAGAATCGTAAGAAATATGGTCGTGACACTCCGCCAGACTATAATGTGGGACAAATTACTTCGAATCTTTTCTTGTACTACAGTGATGCGGATACTTTGGCCGATGTTAAAGATGTGGAGTATATAGCAACCCTTTTGCCAAATACGCCTACCATGATTCATTTCCCTGGAACCACTATGGCTCATGGGGAGTTTGCATGGCACATCAATGTTAAGGAGATGATTAACATTCCAATAATCAATGCTTGTAATGACTATGAAAAATCTTTGGAGTCTAGTGACCCTAGATTGTAA